From one Nycticebus coucang isolate mNycCou1 chromosome 14, mNycCou1.pri, whole genome shotgun sequence genomic stretch:
- the ZFPL1 gene encoding zinc finger protein-like 1 yields MGLCKCPKRKVTSLFCFEHRVNVCEHCLIANHTKCIVQSYLKWLQDSEYNPNCRLCNIPLASRETTRLVCYDIFHWACINERAAQLPQNTAPAGYQCPSCSGPIFPPTNLDGPVASALREKLATVNWARAGLGLPLIDEVVSPEAEPLDTSDFSDWSSFNASSTSRAEEIESASAAPAFYSQAPRPPASPGRVEQHTVIHMGSSEPLTHAPRKVYDTRDDDRAQGLHGDCDDDKYRRRPALGWLAQLLRSRAGSRKRPLTLLQRAGLLLLLGLLGFLALLALMSRLGRAAADSDPNLDPLMNPHIRVGPS; encoded by the exons ATGGGGCTTTGCAAGTGCCCCAAGAGGAAGGTGACCAGCCTGTTCTGCTTTGAACACCGGGTCAACGTCTGCGAGCACTGCCTGATAGCCAATCACACCAAG TGCATCGTCCAGTCCTACCTGAAGTGGCTCCAAGATAGCGAATACAACCCTAATTGCCGTCTGTGCAACATACCCCTGGCCAGCCGAGAGACCACCCGCCTCGTCTGCTATG ATATCTTTCACTGGGCTTGCATCAATGAACGTGCTGCCCAGCTACCCCAAAACACCGCACCTGCTGGCTACCAGTGCCCTAGCTGCAGTGGCCCCATCTTTCCCCCAACCAACCTGGATGGTCCTGTGGCTTCTGCACTGAGAGAGAAGCTGGCCACAGTCAACTGGGCCCGGGCAGGACTGGGCCTTCCTCTG ATTGATGAAGTGGTAAGCCCAGAGGCTGAGCCCCTCGACACTTCTGACTTCTCTGACTGGTCAAGTTTTAATG CCAGCAGTACCTCCAGAGCAGAAGAGATAGAAAGTGCCTCTGCTGCCCCAGCCTTCTACAGCCAGGCCCCACGGCCCCCTGCTTCTCCAGGACGGGTTGAGCAGCACACGGTGATCCACATGGGCAGTTCTGAACCCTTGACTCATG CCCCAAGGAAGGTGTATGACACACGTGATGATGACCGGGCACAGGGCCTTCATGGGGATTGTGACGATGACAAGTACCGTCGCCGGCCTGCCCTGGGTTGGCTGGCTCAGCTGCTCAG GAGCCGGGCTGGGTCTCGTAAGCGGCCACTGACTCTGCTGCAGCGGGCAGGGCTGCTGCTACTATTGGGGCTGCTGGGTTTTCTGGCCCTCCTTGCCCTCATGTCTCGCCTGGGCCGGGCTGCAGCTGACAGCGATCCCAACCTGGACCCACTCATGAACCCTCACATCCGTGTGGGTCCCTCCTGA
- the TMEM262 gene encoding cation channel sperm-associated auxiliary subunit TMEM262, which yields MRWRDRLAVLSFPQGMMLTVAALMLFFIHLGVFASDVHNFCITHHYDRMSFHYTVVLMFSQVISICWAAMGSLYSEMLENKLLQCFALTILLLNGAMFFNRLSLEFLAIEYREENH from the exons ATGCGGTGGCGGGACCGCCTAGCTGTGCTCTCCTTCCCACAGGGGATGATGCTCACCGTGGCTGCGCTGATGCTCTTCTTCATACACCTGGGAGTCTTTGCCAGTGATGTGCACAACTTCTGCATCACCCACCACTATGACCGCATGAGCTTCCACTACACAGTCGTCCTGATG TTCTCCCAGGTGATCAGCATCTGCTGGGCTGCCATGGGGTCACTATACTCGGAGATGCTCGAAAACAAGTTACTCCAGTGCTTTGCCCTGACCATCCTGC TGCTCAATGGAGCCATGTTCTTCAACCGCCTGTCCCTGGAGTTTCTAGCCATCGAATACAGAGAGGAAAACCATTAA